The Solenopsis invicta isolate M01_SB chromosome 12, UNIL_Sinv_3.0, whole genome shotgun sequence genome window below encodes:
- the LOC105195948 gene encoding surfeit locus protein 4 homolog isoform X1 — protein MVISQEMLSRAEEIADQVIRNGKHVLPTLARLCLIATFLEDGLRMWFQWSEQREYMDASWGCGKILATLFVLINLVGQLGGCVMVIGRWRVSIACGVLFFIVILQTIAYSILWDMQFLFRNLALIGALLLVLAESRVEGRSLFAGVPSLGDNKPKNLLQLAGRILLAFMFITLIRFEISFLQILQDIVGSILMVLVTIGYKTKLSALLLVALLTALNFYHNAWWSIPDYKPLRDFLKYDFFQTLSVIGGLLMIVSLGPGGVSMDEHKKEW, from the exons ATGGTGATCTCGCAGGAGATGCTCTCGAGGGCGGAGGAGATCGCCGACCAg GTAATCCGTAATGGCAAGCATGTGCTTCCAACGTTGGCACGATTATGCCTGATAGCTACATTCCTAGAAGATGGTTTACGAATGTGGTTCCAATGGAGCGAACAACGAGAGTACATGGATGCTTCCTGGGGCTGTGGAAAAATTCTGGCCACCCTCTTCGTCCTCATAAATCTTGTGGGACAACTCGGTGGATGTGTCATGGTGATTGGCAGATGGCGAGTCAGCATAGCCTGTGGAGTCCTGTTCTTCATTGTAATTCTACAGACTATCGCGTACAGCATTCTTTGGGACATGCAATTTTTATTCAGGAATTTGGCGCTAATAGGAGCACTCTTATTAGTACTGGCTGAATCCAGAGTAGAGGGCAGATCGCTGTTTGCCGGCGTTCCTAGTCTTGGTGACAACAAACCCAAAAATTTGCTGCAACTAGCAGGTCGAATACTGTTGGCGTTCATGTTCATCACGCTAATTCGCTTCGAAATATCCTTCCTGCAGATCTTACAAGATATTGTTGGCAGCATCTTGATGGTGCTAGTGACAATTGGCTACAAAACTAAGCTGAGTGCATTACTACTCGTCGCTTTACTGACTGCGTTGAATTTCTACCACAATGCATGGTGGAGTATTCCTGACTACAAACCGCTCAGGGATTTCCTCAAATACGACTTCTTCCAG ACACTATCAGTCATCGGTGGCCTTCTGATGATAGTCTCTCTAGGTCCAGGCGGTGTATCGATGGATGAGCATAAAAAAGAATGGTAG
- the LOC105195948 gene encoding surfeit locus protein 4 homolog isoform X2: MWFQWSEQREYMDASWGCGKILATLFVLINLVGQLGGCVMVIGRWRVSIACGVLFFIVILQTIAYSILWDMQFLFRNLALIGALLLVLAESRVEGRSLFAGVPSLGDNKPKNLLQLAGRILLAFMFITLIRFEISFLQILQDIVGSILMVLVTIGYKTKLSALLLVALLTALNFYHNAWWSIPDYKPLRDFLKYDFFQTLSVIGGLLMIVSLGPGGVSMDEHKKEW, from the exons ATGTGGTTCCAATGGAGCGAACAACGAGAGTACATGGATGCTTCCTGGGGCTGTGGAAAAATTCTGGCCACCCTCTTCGTCCTCATAAATCTTGTGGGACAACTCGGTGGATGTGTCATGGTGATTGGCAGATGGCGAGTCAGCATAGCCTGTGGAGTCCTGTTCTTCATTGTAATTCTACAGACTATCGCGTACAGCATTCTTTGGGACATGCAATTTTTATTCAGGAATTTGGCGCTAATAGGAGCACTCTTATTAGTACTGGCTGAATCCAGAGTAGAGGGCAGATCGCTGTTTGCCGGCGTTCCTAGTCTTGGTGACAACAAACCCAAAAATTTGCTGCAACTAGCAGGTCGAATACTGTTGGCGTTCATGTTCATCACGCTAATTCGCTTCGAAATATCCTTCCTGCAGATCTTACAAGATATTGTTGGCAGCATCTTGATGGTGCTAGTGACAATTGGCTACAAAACTAAGCTGAGTGCATTACTACTCGTCGCTTTACTGACTGCGTTGAATTTCTACCACAATGCATGGTGGAGTATTCCTGACTACAAACCGCTCAGGGATTTCCTCAAATACGACTTCTTCCAG ACACTATCAGTCATCGGTGGCCTTCTGATGATAGTCTCTCTAGGTCCAGGCGGTGTATCGATGGATGAGCATAAAAAAGAATGGTAG
- the LOC105206927 gene encoding histone-lysine N-methyltransferase SMYD3 isoform X1 gives MRIKNQGYKRIPVNKGTSILYGKPFAYVVRSVVRDEKCDHCLQSGKLLKCSGCQYVYYCDRNCQKESWPMHKAECARLKKISPKVLPDAARLMARIIIKLNQGGADEVGYYTEKKFRKFKDLMSHYSDIKADTKRMEHFTTLCGVLFQFLDESLMPNIAELMGIFGRMCTNSFNILDVNMNTIGVGIYLGASVMDHSCKPNAVAVFEGTTIIIRTLKDLPCLDWSQIRISYIDLLNSNKDRREELYNSYYFWCDCERCKKEEPMADAAACPNSSCDSPCSIEADKCEMCSARISVEFKKTFQEVVDFTAHHLEKMKTMAYLDVSKICLKKQKGIMHKFNIQHVRTLEMAHIAAMNLECWEDAEIYGKELIPGYLLYYGEVHPLTGLLYLTTGKIQLHLGKPKEALRALNKASTILMITHGDKHSLVREELRPLFCQAAMESNSDTHGA, from the exons ATGAGAATCAAGAATCAAGGATATAAGCGAATACCTGTAAACAAAGGTACCTCTATTTTGTACGGGAAACCATTTGCCTATGTTGTAAGATCGGTGGTGCGCGACGAAAAATGCGACCATTGCCTAcaaag TGGGAAATTGTTAAAATGCTCGGGTTGTCAGTATGTATATTACTGCGACCGCAATTGTCAAAAAGAATCCTGGCCGATGCACAAAGCAGAATGTGCacgtttaaagaaaatatcgcCGAAAGTATTGCCAGATGCTGCCCGACTTATGGCACGTATAATTATCAAGCTGAACCAAGGTGGAGCTGACGAAGTGGGCTATTATACGGAgaaaaaatttaggaaattcAAGGATCTAATGTCTC ATTATTCAGATATAAAAGCTGATACGAAGCGAATGGAACATTTCACCACATTGTGTGGAGTTTTATTTCAGTTTCTTGATGAGTCACTCATGCCTAATATTGCGGAATTAATGGGTATTTTTGGCAGAATGTGCACTAATAGCTTTAACATACTGGATGTCAATATGAATACTATTGGAGTTGGCATTTATCTGGGAGCATCTGTGATGGATCACAGTTGCAAACCCAACGCGGTCGCCGTTTTCGAAGGAACCACCATCATCATCAGAACATTAAAGGATCTTCCTTGTTTGGACTGGTCACAG atAAGAATATCCTACATCGATTTACTTAATTCTAATAAGGACAGACGTGAGGAACTGTACAATTCGTACTATTTCTGGTGTGATTGTGAAAGATGTAAAAAAGAAGAACCAATGGCTGATGCGGCTGCTTGTCCAAACTCGTCATGCGATTCGCCATGTTCGATTGAAGCTGACAAATGCGAGATGTGCAGCGCGAGAATATCTGTAGAATTTAAGAAGACATTTCAAGAAGTTGTTGACTTTACCGCTCATCACTTGGAAAAAATGAAAACTATGGCTT ATCTTGACGTTAGCAAGATATGTTTGAAGAAGCAGAAAGGTATAatgcataaatttaatattcaacatgTTCGTACTCTTGAAATGGCGCATATCGCTGCCATGAATCTGGAATGTTGGGAAGATGCAGAGATTTATGGCAAGGAACTCATCCCAGGATATTT ATTGTATTATGGAGAAGTACATCCTTTGACAGGATTACTTTATCTCACTACAGGAAAGATACAGTTACACTTGGGAAAACCGAAAGAAGCTCTTCGTGCATTAAACAAAGCAAGCACAATATTAATGATAACGCACGGTGATAAGCACTCTTTGGTGAGGGAGGAATTGAGGCCTTTGTTTTGTCAAGCTGCAATGGAGTCTAACAGTGATACTCATGGCGCATAA
- the LOC105206927 gene encoding histone-lysine N-methyltransferase SMYD3 isoform X2: MSGVVKKGSTIFTSRPFIFTLSSKYRTTRCDNCLKSGKLLKCSGCQYVYYCDRNCQKESWPMHKAECARLKKISPKVLPDAARLMARIIIKLNQGGADEVGYYTEKKFRKFKDLMSHYSDIKADTKRMEHFTTLCGVLFQFLDESLMPNIAELMGIFGRMCTNSFNILDVNMNTIGVGIYLGASVMDHSCKPNAVAVFEGTTIIIRTLKDLPCLDWSQIRISYIDLLNSNKDRREELYNSYYFWCDCERCKKEEPMADAAACPNSSCDSPCSIEADKCEMCSARISVEFKKTFQEVVDFTAHHLEKMKTMAYLDVSKICLKKQKGIMHKFNIQHVRTLEMAHIAAMNLECWEDAEIYGKELIPGYLLYYGEVHPLTGLLYLTTGKIQLHLGKPKEALRALNKASTILMITHGDKHSLVREELRPLFCQAAMESNSDTHGA, from the exons ATGAGCGGTGTAGTAAAAAAAGGAAGCACAATTTTTACCAGTAGACCATTCATCTTTACTCTTAGCTCAAAATATAGAACTACTCGATGTGACAATTGCTTGAAAAG TGGGAAATTGTTAAAATGCTCGGGTTGTCAGTATGTATATTACTGCGACCGCAATTGTCAAAAAGAATCCTGGCCGATGCACAAAGCAGAATGTGCacgtttaaagaaaatatcgcCGAAAGTATTGCCAGATGCTGCCCGACTTATGGCACGTATAATTATCAAGCTGAACCAAGGTGGAGCTGACGAAGTGGGCTATTATACGGAgaaaaaatttaggaaattcAAGGATCTAATGTCTC ATTATTCAGATATAAAAGCTGATACGAAGCGAATGGAACATTTCACCACATTGTGTGGAGTTTTATTTCAGTTTCTTGATGAGTCACTCATGCCTAATATTGCGGAATTAATGGGTATTTTTGGCAGAATGTGCACTAATAGCTTTAACATACTGGATGTCAATATGAATACTATTGGAGTTGGCATTTATCTGGGAGCATCTGTGATGGATCACAGTTGCAAACCCAACGCGGTCGCCGTTTTCGAAGGAACCACCATCATCATCAGAACATTAAAGGATCTTCCTTGTTTGGACTGGTCACAG atAAGAATATCCTACATCGATTTACTTAATTCTAATAAGGACAGACGTGAGGAACTGTACAATTCGTACTATTTCTGGTGTGATTGTGAAAGATGTAAAAAAGAAGAACCAATGGCTGATGCGGCTGCTTGTCCAAACTCGTCATGCGATTCGCCATGTTCGATTGAAGCTGACAAATGCGAGATGTGCAGCGCGAGAATATCTGTAGAATTTAAGAAGACATTTCAAGAAGTTGTTGACTTTACCGCTCATCACTTGGAAAAAATGAAAACTATGGCTT ATCTTGACGTTAGCAAGATATGTTTGAAGAAGCAGAAAGGTATAatgcataaatttaatattcaacatgTTCGTACTCTTGAAATGGCGCATATCGCTGCCATGAATCTGGAATGTTGGGAAGATGCAGAGATTTATGGCAAGGAACTCATCCCAGGATATTT ATTGTATTATGGAGAAGTACATCCTTTGACAGGATTACTTTATCTCACTACAGGAAAGATACAGTTACACTTGGGAAAACCGAAAGAAGCTCTTCGTGCATTAAACAAAGCAAGCACAATATTAATGATAACGCACGGTGATAAGCACTCTTTGGTGAGGGAGGAATTGAGGCCTTTGTTTTGTCAAGCTGCAATGGAGTCTAACAGTGATACTCATGGCGCATAA
- the LOC105206927 gene encoding histone-lysine N-methyltransferase SMYD3 isoform X3, protein MHKAECARLKKISPKVLPDAARLMARIIIKLNQGGADEVGYYTEKKFRKFKDLMSHYSDIKADTKRMEHFTTLCGVLFQFLDESLMPNIAELMGIFGRMCTNSFNILDVNMNTIGVGIYLGASVMDHSCKPNAVAVFEGTTIIIRTLKDLPCLDWSQIRISYIDLLNSNKDRREELYNSYYFWCDCERCKKEEPMADAAACPNSSCDSPCSIEADKCEMCSARISVEFKKTFQEVVDFTAHHLEKMKTMAYLDVSKICLKKQKGIMHKFNIQHVRTLEMAHIAAMNLECWEDAEIYGKELIPGYLLYYGEVHPLTGLLYLTTGKIQLHLGKPKEALRALNKASTILMITHGDKHSLVREELRPLFCQAAMESNSDTHGA, encoded by the exons ATGCACAAAGCAGAATGTGCacgtttaaagaaaatatcgcCGAAAGTATTGCCAGATGCTGCCCGACTTATGGCACGTATAATTATCAAGCTGAACCAAGGTGGAGCTGACGAAGTGGGCTATTATACGGAgaaaaaatttaggaaattcAAGGATCTAATGTCTC ATTATTCAGATATAAAAGCTGATACGAAGCGAATGGAACATTTCACCACATTGTGTGGAGTTTTATTTCAGTTTCTTGATGAGTCACTCATGCCTAATATTGCGGAATTAATGGGTATTTTTGGCAGAATGTGCACTAATAGCTTTAACATACTGGATGTCAATATGAATACTATTGGAGTTGGCATTTATCTGGGAGCATCTGTGATGGATCACAGTTGCAAACCCAACGCGGTCGCCGTTTTCGAAGGAACCACCATCATCATCAGAACATTAAAGGATCTTCCTTGTTTGGACTGGTCACAG atAAGAATATCCTACATCGATTTACTTAATTCTAATAAGGACAGACGTGAGGAACTGTACAATTCGTACTATTTCTGGTGTGATTGTGAAAGATGTAAAAAAGAAGAACCAATGGCTGATGCGGCTGCTTGTCCAAACTCGTCATGCGATTCGCCATGTTCGATTGAAGCTGACAAATGCGAGATGTGCAGCGCGAGAATATCTGTAGAATTTAAGAAGACATTTCAAGAAGTTGTTGACTTTACCGCTCATCACTTGGAAAAAATGAAAACTATGGCTT ATCTTGACGTTAGCAAGATATGTTTGAAGAAGCAGAAAGGTATAatgcataaatttaatattcaacatgTTCGTACTCTTGAAATGGCGCATATCGCTGCCATGAATCTGGAATGTTGGGAAGATGCAGAGATTTATGGCAAGGAACTCATCCCAGGATATTT ATTGTATTATGGAGAAGTACATCCTTTGACAGGATTACTTTATCTCACTACAGGAAAGATACAGTTACACTTGGGAAAACCGAAAGAAGCTCTTCGTGCATTAAACAAAGCAAGCACAATATTAATGATAACGCACGGTGATAAGCACTCTTTGGTGAGGGAGGAATTGAGGCCTTTGTTTTGTCAAGCTGCAATGGAGTCTAACAGTGATACTCATGGCGCATAA
- the LOC105198537 gene encoding histone-lysine N-methyltransferase ASHR1 isoform X1, with protein sequence MSAKVIKKGTTILTEEPFAFVLNSIHRTTRCDNCFTSGKVLKCSRCQYVHYCDRNCQKESWRNVHKVECARLKKVSLEPLLDDARLMARIIIQLNKVGDDVPGILLSSYEYFTAKNFRTFKDLMSHYSDIIVDKKRMEHFNKIHKILFQLLDETLMPNTSELISIYGKLCTNRFGIVNESLNDLGIGLYLGASIMDHSCKPNAIASFKGTTVIVRTLTDLPSVDWSQIRITYVNLLNSNKDRREELYNSYYFWCDCERCKEKEPMAACPNSSCDWPCSIEDDKCEKCSARISAEFKKNFQEVMDFIEDCLEKMKTTTYVNDKLSLSKKCLEKQKNVMHKFNIQHVRTLERAFITATNQLYWQDVEFYGKKLVPGYKLYFGEVHSDTGMLYMYIGMAQRHLGKSNEALETLNKAKTVLKISYGEKNSFVSTQMATMDVMESCAIN encoded by the exons ATGAGCgctaaagtaataaaaaaaggaacaaCAATTTTAACCGAGGAACCATTCGCATTTGTTCTTAACTCGATACATAGAACTACTCGATGTGACAATTGTTTCACGAG CGGAAAAGTATTGAAATGTTCGCGTTGTCAGTACGTACATTACTGCGACCGCAATTGTCAAAAAGAATCATGGCGTAATGTGCACAAAGTAGAATGTGCACGTCTGAAAAAAGTATCTTTGGAACCGTTACTAGATGATGCCCGACTTATGGCACGTATAATTATCCAACTCAATAAAGTTGGGGATGACGTACCTGGCATATTATTATCCTCATATGAATATTTCACTGCGAAAAACTTCAGGACATTTAAGGATCTAATGTCTC ATTATTCGGACATAATAGTGGACAAGAAGCGAATGGAACATTTCAACAAgatacacaaaattttattccagTTACTCGATGAAACACTCATGCCTAATACTTCGGAGTTAATAAGTATTTATGGCAAGTTGTGTACTAACCGTTTTGGCATAGTGAATGAGTCTCTGAACGATCTTGGTATTGGCCTTTATCTGGGAGCATCTATCATGGATCACAGTTGCAAACCTAACGCAATCGCCTCTTTCAAAGGGACCACTGTCATTGTCAGAACATTAACGGATCTCCCTTCTGTGGATTGGTCACAG ATAAGAATAACGTATGTCAATTTACTTAATTCTAATAAGGACAGACGCGAGGAACTGTACAATTCGTACTATTTCTGGTGTGATTGTGAACGGTGCAAAGAAAAGGAACCAATGGCCGCTTGTCCAAATTCATCGTGCGATTGGCCATGTTCGATTGAAGATGATAAATGCGAGAAGTGCAGCGCGAGAATATCTGcagaatttaagaaaaattttcaagaagTTATGGACTTTATCGAAGATTGTTTGGAAAAAATGAAAACTACGACTT ATGTTAACGATAAGTTGTCTTTGAGTAAAAAGTGTTTGGAGAAGCAGAAGAATGTAatgcataaatttaatatacaacatGTCCGTACTCTCGAAAGGGCGTTTATCACAGCAACGAACCAGTTATATTGGCAAGATGTTGAATTTTATGGCAAGAAACTTGTGCCAGGATATAA ATTGTATTTTGGAGAAGTACACTCTGACACAGGCATGCTGTATATGTACATAGGGATGGCACAGCGACACTTAGGAAAATCGAATGAAGCGCTCGAAACATTGAACAAAGCAAAAACAGTGTTAAAGATATCGTACGGTGAGAAGAACTCTTTCGTTAGCACTCAAATGGCTACTATGGATGTTATGGAGTCATGTGCCAtcaattaa
- the LOC105198537 gene encoding histone-lysine N-methyltransferase SMYD3 isoform X2, which yields MARIIIQLNKVGDDVPGILLSSYEYFTAKNFRTFKDLMSHYSDIIVDKKRMEHFNKIHKILFQLLDETLMPNTSELISIYGKLCTNRFGIVNESLNDLGIGLYLGASIMDHSCKPNAIASFKGTTVIVRTLTDLPSVDWSQIRITYVNLLNSNKDRREELYNSYYFWCDCERCKEKEPMAACPNSSCDWPCSIEDDKCEKCSARISAEFKKNFQEVMDFIEDCLEKMKTTTYVNDKLSLSKKCLEKQKNVMHKFNIQHVRTLERAFITATNQLYWQDVEFYGKKLVPGYKLYFGEVHSDTGMLYMYIGMAQRHLGKSNEALETLNKAKTVLKISYGEKNSFVSTQMATMDVMESCAIN from the exons ATGGCACGTATAATTATCCAACTCAATAAAGTTGGGGATGACGTACCTGGCATATTATTATCCTCATATGAATATTTCACTGCGAAAAACTTCAGGACATTTAAGGATCTAATGTCTC ATTATTCGGACATAATAGTGGACAAGAAGCGAATGGAACATTTCAACAAgatacacaaaattttattccagTTACTCGATGAAACACTCATGCCTAATACTTCGGAGTTAATAAGTATTTATGGCAAGTTGTGTACTAACCGTTTTGGCATAGTGAATGAGTCTCTGAACGATCTTGGTATTGGCCTTTATCTGGGAGCATCTATCATGGATCACAGTTGCAAACCTAACGCAATCGCCTCTTTCAAAGGGACCACTGTCATTGTCAGAACATTAACGGATCTCCCTTCTGTGGATTGGTCACAG ATAAGAATAACGTATGTCAATTTACTTAATTCTAATAAGGACAGACGCGAGGAACTGTACAATTCGTACTATTTCTGGTGTGATTGTGAACGGTGCAAAGAAAAGGAACCAATGGCCGCTTGTCCAAATTCATCGTGCGATTGGCCATGTTCGATTGAAGATGATAAATGCGAGAAGTGCAGCGCGAGAATATCTGcagaatttaagaaaaattttcaagaagTTATGGACTTTATCGAAGATTGTTTGGAAAAAATGAAAACTACGACTT ATGTTAACGATAAGTTGTCTTTGAGTAAAAAGTGTTTGGAGAAGCAGAAGAATGTAatgcataaatttaatatacaacatGTCCGTACTCTCGAAAGGGCGTTTATCACAGCAACGAACCAGTTATATTGGCAAGATGTTGAATTTTATGGCAAGAAACTTGTGCCAGGATATAA ATTGTATTTTGGAGAAGTACACTCTGACACAGGCATGCTGTATATGTACATAGGGATGGCACAGCGACACTTAGGAAAATCGAATGAAGCGCTCGAAACATTGAACAAAGCAAAAACAGTGTTAAAGATATCGTACGGTGAGAAGAACTCTTTCGTTAGCACTCAAATGGCTACTATGGATGTTATGGAGTCATGTGCCAtcaattaa
- the LOC105198307 gene encoding uncharacterized protein LOC105198307 — protein sequence MCLEKQKGIMHKFNIQHIQTLEILYIATFNLGYLEDAEIYGKELLSGYLLYYGEVDSHTGMLYLTMGIIQLLLGKLKEGLEVLNKASAILMIICGDENFFLKDVLKPLLSIATMQARY from the exons ATGTGTTTGGAGAAGCAGAAGGGTATAatgcataaatttaatatacaacatATCCAAACTCTCGAAATACTTTATATCGCAACATTCAACCTAGGATATTTGGAAGACGCAGAGATTTATGGCAAAGAACTTTTATCAGGATATTT attgtaTTATGGAGAAGTAGACTCTCACACAGGAATGCTATATTTGACGATGGGAATTATACAGTTGCTTTtaggaaaattaaaagaaggaCTTGAAGTATTGAACAAAGCAAGCGcgatattaatgataatatgcggtgatgagaatttttttttgaaagacgTATTGAAACCACTACTTTCTATAGCTACTATGCAGGCAAgatattaa